GGCACGTATTGCAAGCATTCAGCCGAGAAAGCAGAGAAAGTTCCGGTATAACGCACCTATCCACGTTCGTGGAGCGTTCTTACACGCAACTCTCGCTGACGATCTCCGTACGAAATATGGCAAGCGCAGTTTCCGTGTTGTCACCGGCGACACCGTAAAAGTACTCCGCGGTGAGTTCGCAGGAACCGAAGCTGTTGTCGACGCAGTTGACACAAAGAGCAGCAAAGTTCTTGTTCACGGTGTTGCAGTGAAGAAGGCAAACGGCGAGGATGTTCCAAGACCCGTTGACCCTTCGA
The nucleotide sequence above comes from Methanorbis furvi. Encoded proteins:
- the rplX gene encoding 50S ribosomal protein L24 → MARIASIQPRKQRKFRYNAPIHVRGAFLHATLADDLRTKYGKRSFRVVTGDTVKVLRGEFAGTEAVVDAVDTKSSKVLVHGVAVKKANGEDVPRPVDPSNVMITKLNLKDAKRVARLEVKA